In Acanthochromis polyacanthus isolate Apoly-LR-REF ecotype Palm Island chromosome 9, KAUST_Apoly_ChrSc, whole genome shotgun sequence, the DNA window CAAATGTCAAAATACGTTGTCACTACAAAAGACAACCACTGTGAATAACACAGTGCATCTCCAAAAACTGTGACAAACAAACAATTAAACTACAGCTGAAAGGTTAATCAGTCCCAGtgacacatccatccatccattctctatacacagctttatcctcactagggtcgcagggggtgctggagcctatctcagctgactcgggtgaaggcaagggacacactggacaggtcgccagtctgtcgcagggctacatatacagacaaacaattacactcacattcacacctacgggcaatttagagtaaccaattaacctcaccatattttttgggctgtgggaggaagccagagtgcccggagaaaacccacgcatgcacagggagaacactactgttcaaaagcttggagtcacccagacaattttatgcTTTCCttggaaactcacacttttattcatgtgctaacataattgcataagggttttctaattgtcaattagcctttcatcaccattagctaacacaatgtagcattagaacgcaggaatgatggttgctggaaatgttcctctgtacctctatgcagatattcctttaaaaatcagccatttccaggtggaatagtcatttaccacattaataatgtccagactgtatttctgattaatgttatcttcactgaaaaactgcttttctttcaaaaatagggacatttctaagtgaccccaaatttttgaacggtgatgaaaaatctacaaaataatTTGGACGCTGAATctcttattcttattttatacTTAAGATAAGAATACAATAACAATAGGTGTCCGCAttcacaaaacaatgcaaaaggTAGAAAAAGACATTTGGTGTAGGAATTAATCAAAGAGGTCACCTTGCTGACTGCAGACGGTGTCAAAGCTCACAGGCAGTTGTTGTGAGAGGGGCAGAGGAGgtgtctgcagcagctgtgttcACACTTACCTAAGAAGGCATCGGCTTCCTGTAGCGCAGCCTCCCAAACATCTGCCCACATCTATTTCCTGAGGACAATTAGCaacacagagagagggagatgagCACACAGCTGGTCACAAATATTGACCCAGTAAAGTTTGGGGGCCAGCTGCTAATTAGCATGTAGACTCCTTTGATTCCACACCTGCAAAAccgtttgtgtttgttctcctcTTTGCCGAGAGACAACAAACTGTCCCAAAGAATTTAACTTTCATTCTTTCCATTAACTAATTTTTATTAGATAAAGTCACAAATAGTAGCTTAATTTTCTGCTCTAAGATAGTTATGCAGCTTGTAggaggtttattttttaaagagggAGTTGGTTGAATGAAGGAAGAATATTGTGTATAAATTCCTGTTTACGTCAAACATGGccgcacattttttttaaattgcggTTTTAATACTGCTTCAATGAACAAAGTAAAGCAGGgaaacaaattaatatttctgaagTGAACAAACTTTCCTTCTCTGTCAAAAAGAAATCCCTTGTTTGTGCAATAAAGTTGGTTTGTGCTTTGTTGCTACAGGTAttgagttattttttaaaatttccattCTTAACACAAAGTAAATAAAGCAGTGCCAGAAATTCTGACTCTGCTTtaactaaaataaaactgtcCATAAATAAACATGCCACACACACTGAAATCCTTCACACTGAGGTTGTATGGTATCAGCTTGTCGATTAGCTTGAGGCCATGTCCACATGCATccggatatttttaaaaccgaATATCCACGCCCCTCCGTTTAGGAAAAAATCTGCGGCCACACATCTCCGTTTTCTACAAAAATCCACGTCTAAACGTATCCGGATACATGTACGTATATATCAAGCTTATCCAATTAGAATAAGCTTCTGTCTCGTGTCGTGCCGACAAGGAGTCAGAATtacttttaaatgttgttttggaGTACAAAGGGAATAAAACCCAGCAAAGTATTGATTGGGAATCTTGCCAGAGCAAGTATGGGGACATACTGGCTCTGTTTTTAGAGCAGTATCCCGCGGAGACCTCCGACGACTTTCCTCATGCAGGAGGCGAAGGCCTAACGCGGACTATTCTAACTACAAAAATGAGGTGAAGCAGTAAGTGAGCTTGTAagatcaaacaagcaaaaagcgcCTGCAGTATTGTTGAAACGAGTACACTTTTGAGCACGTCCATTCTGCTCCGATTGTCTACAAAGGTCACATGTCTGACGTCATAGCAGTTTTGTCGCAGGCAGTGACGTCTGCACTCCTAAAACTCCAGTTATGTCTGTCCACACGTAAACGCATACCCggggtttttcccaaatctcCACTTTGGCCGGAGTTTTCAAAACCTCTGTTTTCAGAACCAAAAACCTCCGGTTACGTGTGGATGACAGGCTGAATCGGAGAAAAATATATGTCTTTTCAGACTTATCCGGATACGTGTGGACAGGGCCTGACTAAAACCTGTCCTCCACATGCATGTCTGATGAATAACCATGCTTTATTACAATCTGGCTCCCTGCCAAACACCCATTTCTCTCAACTGGATTACAAAAGAAAGTGTGAAACTGGTGTCACAAGTGATTCACTCTTCTTAGCATATCATGCTAATCGGAGGTGGAATAGCACTTACTTTTAAGGGCTTCCTTTAAAAATGAAGCTGAAGGGGGAAATTTGAGGAAGAACTCTGTTTTAGTAATTGTTTCTAGATTCTACTTACTTTGAGCCTCTCTTCTTTGACTCCATCTGCATGGAGCACTATTTCATAATAATACTCCACATATGAGACTCTGTAGCAGGTTTGCTTCATTTCACAGGCCAACACAATCTGGATGAGATCCACTTTGTTGGGGGTTTCCACTGAGACAGAGTCAAACTTAATAGGAATGCAGGAGAATCCCTCTGTGAATGATCGATAAAGAGAAGGATTTATGCTCAATTCCAATCTGTGAGTCAACACTAAACCCACGGAGAGTCCCACCAGCAGTATTTGAATAGCAGGATTAGCTCTTCAGTCACTCCCAAACAGAATATACTAAGCATGGTACCACTTGGATTAGGTTTGTCTAGCCTATATGAGTAATACTTTAAGGCCAGCATAAGCACAAAGCCCACATGCTGATTTTCATCACTTAATTACTTGAAGTATGCGTGTAAATTTAGCTCAGATGAatgcatatttaaaaatgtatacaatATATATCAATGTTGTCTTTAGTGTAGATTGAGaccaaatgtaaaaaacaacaacaactaaacatAGTTATTACAGAACCTTAAGCTCAAAATCCAGGAAAATGTAACTAACAtaacttttcattttcaaattttgcatcttattgGCTGCTTTATGTCTATTTGTTGTTACTGCAGGCagctcactcacacacacacacgcacacacgcacacccacacccacacacacacacacacacacacacacacacacacacacacacacacacacacacacactatgtttttctatcattgtgggggcataccattgactcccattcatatctagcccctaaccctaaccctaatcctaaccataacacagaccaaaacaatgcctaaccctaaagaaacgtttttgcacgtttacttttttcagtaacaacaacatggccaagaaaacactgtttaaacttgtggggaccgaaatgaggtccccacaagtgacattgttttcgtttttcctacagttgtggggacatttggtctccacaagtatagccagcacctgaccacacacacacacacctggggATCCTTTGGACCGGGAGCATCCTCCCACGTCTATGACCATCTCATACGGTGTGTCGGAGTTGTAGGTCCTTAGTGCGGGGACGCGGATGCATTGGCTCAGCTTGATCTCACAGTGACACTCCTCAATAACCTCCACCTCTCGGGGACCCTCGAACAGAAGCACCCGGTCCACCCGCATCCCGGTCGGCTCACAAACCTGGTTCATCCCGCAGGACGGCAGCTGCTTCAGCGGCTCCGAGATTTCCGGAGCGGCAGGTCGACGGCTCCTCATCTTTAGGGAAGGAGAAAAATTCAAGCCAGAACAGGTTTCCGTGGAGCAAATTGTTTAGGTGCACTATCTGAGTGGGCTTTAGCACACAATATTTGCATCTGGCCAAACAAATGTTACTGTTAAATAACATTTTGCAGTTATCACAGCTCTTCATAATAATTATGTGTGTGTAATGAACACAGactatatatgtatgtatatatatatatatatatatatatatatatatatatatatatatatatatatatatatatatatatatatagtctgTGTTCATTACACTTCATCGATAATGTCTTCACTTTAGGAGTGCAGATCTATGTTGCAGCCCACCCTTGTGGTAGTGTCAGAAACTGCCACAGCCTCTCACTTACTTTTTTGCTCCTGAGAAACTCCAGCATGGAGGAGTGTTTGGAGTAATCCTTCTGTCCTGCTTCGTGGGATGGTCTTATTGTCCCCCCACAGTGTGACCTGCACATTCCCACATCGATGCTGACAGGAGTCCCAGAGATGTCTGATGAATCAGAGACAGAAGTCAGAAGTCATTGCTTTAGCTTAGGATTTTGGCAACATGTGAGAAATCTTGCTTAAGTTTCTGTTAAAGACATAGAGACAAATATGCTGGTATATGTAAACCTGCCTACACTCAGTGAGACAAGAATCCTTTTGTATGTGGAAGAATGTGTAGCTTTACCTTGTCCAATATACACAAAGTGGCTCTGTCTCTTGCAGCACACCCTCTGTGCGAACAGGTTTCTGTGATCAATGTGTTTGCTCAACACTACAGTCACTGGAAAACACAAGGTGAACATGCGTCATACATCAGTGATTTCAAAGGGTATTTCATCGTATAGAATCATTAACTATAAGCTCACAATTATTTGGGCAGGAATCTGTTTACTTCTTGTCATTTGTTAATGAAAGTCCTAATAAGGTAATATTTGTTAGGAAAAATCTCTTGATTACTGagtaatatttttatataatgGATGATGATGTTCAACTGGAAATGTTAATCTTGggtaaacatgaaaaaaataaatgtttggttAAAAGGAAGTGAATTGATCCACTAcaacaaaatgaatgcatctccTTGCATCACACGTTCTTCTAAAGTGCATGTTTACTCATGTTCTATCACAAGCAATTAATAAATATGTTTGAGCCAACTGGTGTCAGTCCAGTCAGTGACAGAGCATCTCATGATGTGTCCCAGCTGCAAGAGAATAGAAAAAGCAAACTACTTACAGGTTAGGTGGAGGACACACATTAAAAGAAGGAAAGGCCGGGCTACATCCATGGTTTGAGTTCCAATCTGCTCCTCAGCTGCCAGATCCTGGTGTCCCTCTGCTTTCTGGTGCCTCTGATATTTATATGGGATCAACCGTCAACCCCAAAGGTCACCAA includes these proteins:
- the pnhd gene encoding uncharacterized protein pnhd isoform X2; amino-acid sequence: MRSRRPAAPEISEPLKQLPSCGMNQVCEPTGMRVDRVLLFEGPREVEVIEECHCEIKLSQCIRVPALRTYNSDTPYEMVIDVGGCSRSKGSPGNRCGQMFGRLRYRKPMPS
- the pnhd gene encoding uncharacterized protein pnhd isoform X1, whose amino-acid sequence is MRSRRPAAPEISEPLKQLPSCGMNQVCEPTGMRVDRVLLFEGPREVEVIEECHCEIKLSQCIRVPALRTYNSDTPYEMVIDVGGCSRSKGSPEGFSCIPIKFDSVSVETPNKVDLIQIVLACEMKQTCYRVSYVEYYYEIVLHADGVKEERLKVSRI